The Acinetobacter sp. GSS19 genome includes a region encoding these proteins:
- the lpxO gene encoding lipid A hydroxylase LpxO produces the protein MIKWIILAIFVISALYIQHRGKVRHSFYRQFFDHSTLLAPINFLMYLFSKVPNQPYIDTQYFKDLKVLDENWEMIRDEAKALYAQGGIKASSTYDDLGFNSFFKTGWKRFYLKWYDSAHPSAAELCPKTTALLKTLPSIKAAMFTELAPDSRLVRHRDPYAGSLRYHLGLMTPNDDRCFIDVDGQRYSWRDGESVVFDETYIHYAENKTDQNRIIFFADVERPLKSKLLEGFNHWFGRKVMTAASSPNEAGDQTGGLNKLFGYVYQIRIKAKALKKSNRTLYYILKWVLMLGIFFLIFIRPYVF, from the coding sequence TTTTATCGTCAGTTTTTTGACCATTCAACGCTGCTCGCCCCGATTAATTTCCTGATGTACCTGTTTTCCAAGGTGCCGAACCAGCCTTATATCGACACCCAGTATTTTAAAGATCTGAAGGTGCTGGATGAGAACTGGGAAATGATCCGTGATGAAGCCAAGGCGTTGTATGCTCAAGGCGGCATCAAGGCATCCAGCACTTATGATGATTTAGGGTTTAACTCGTTCTTTAAAACTGGCTGGAAACGTTTTTATCTGAAATGGTATGACTCGGCACATCCTTCTGCCGCAGAGTTGTGTCCGAAAACCACGGCCTTGCTGAAAACCTTGCCTTCGATTAAGGCGGCGATGTTTACCGAACTTGCACCTGATAGCCGTCTGGTGCGTCACCGTGATCCGTATGCAGGTTCTTTACGTTATCACTTGGGCTTGATGACGCCAAATGATGACCGTTGTTTTATTGATGTGGATGGTCAGCGTTATTCCTGGCGTGATGGCGAAAGCGTGGTGTTTGATGAAACTTATATCCACTATGCCGAAAACAAAACTGACCAGAACCGGATTATCTTTTTCGCTGATGTGGAACGTCCGCTTAAATCCAAACTGCTGGAAGGTTTTAATCACTGGTTTGGACGTAAGGTGATGACGGCAGCCAGTTCACCGAATGAAGCAGGGGATCAGACAGGTGGCCTCAACAAACTATTTGGTTATGTTTACCAAATCCGTATTAAAGCCAAGGCGCTGAAAAAGTCCAACCGGACTTTGTATTACATTCTGAAATGGGTGCTGATGCTGGGAATTTTCTTCCTGATCTTTATTCGGCCTTATGTGTTTTAG
- a CDS encoding AAA family ATPase, with protein MSTQSPTPSFAQPFIPNTTASAKDKMIGKPRFHFEPQQVMQRLRARIIGQDTALGEIEKMLRVVKADFSNPERPLSVTLMLGPTGVGKTETVRLISEAIYGRSDAFCRIDMNTLAQEHYAAALTGAPPGYVGSKEGNTLFDEVAIQGSHTRPGIVLFDELEKASTEVIRSLLNVLDTGKLTLSAGTKTLDFRNCMIFMTSNVGARAAQEYLDKLSYLPEKAQSLLLKRLPAQRLIEKVLHRQFDPEFLNRIDRTLHYLPVQENALPRLVEIEMEKLNQRLQHQKRRVQLSIAAQAHFYQGHDIRFGARHLARKMRTELEPVLAAYFLQYPEQLEVQIDCQQGQLHVIATAPLTT; from the coding sequence ATGTCGACCCAATCCCCAACCCCGTCTTTTGCTCAGCCTTTCATACCGAATACCACAGCATCCGCCAAGGATAAAATGATCGGTAAACCGCGTTTTCATTTTGAGCCACAGCAGGTGATGCAGCGCTTACGGGCACGGATTATCGGGCAGGACACGGCGCTGGGTGAAATCGAAAAAATGCTGCGGGTGGTGAAAGCGGATTTTTCCAATCCGGAACGTCCTTTGTCTGTCACCCTGATGCTTGGCCCCACCGGCGTAGGCAAAACCGAAACTGTGCGTCTAATCAGTGAAGCCATTTATGGCCGTAGTGATGCATTTTGCCGGATCGACATGAACACGCTAGCACAGGAACATTATGCGGCGGCACTGACCGGTGCCCCTCCCGGCTACGTAGGTTCCAAAGAAGGCAACACGCTGTTTGATGAAGTGGCCATTCAAGGCTCGCATACTCGCCCAGGTATCGTGTTATTTGATGAACTGGAAAAAGCCAGTACCGAAGTCATTCGCAGTTTACTGAATGTGCTTGATACCGGAAAACTGACCTTGTCTGCAGGCACCAAAACCCTCGATTTTCGCAACTGTATGATTTTCATGACCAGTAATGTCGGTGCGCGTGCGGCACAGGAATATCTGGACAAACTCAGTTATCTCCCAGAAAAGGCACAAAGTCTGTTATTAAAACGCCTGCCCGCACAGCGTTTGATTGAAAAAGTGTTACACCGCCAGTTTGATCCAGAATTTTTAAACCGCATTGACCGCACCTTGCATTATCTTCCGGTTCAGGAAAATGCCCTGCCGCGTCTGGTTGAGATCGAAATGGAAAAACTCAATCAGCGCCTGCAACACCAGAAACGCCGGGTTCAGCTCAGCATAGCGGCCCAAGCCCATTTTTACCAAGGCCATGACATCCGTTTTGGTGCCCGACATCTGGCGCGTAAAATGCGTACCGAACTAGAACCGGTACTTGCGGCGTATTTTCTGCAATATCCTGAACAACTTGAGGTGCAAATCGATTGCCAGCAAGGACAATTACACGTGATCGCGACAGCTCCCCTCACCACATAA